In Actinoplanes sp. NBC_00393, a single genomic region encodes these proteins:
- a CDS encoding TMEM175 family protein → MTAPEQPAASPERLVLFTDAVAAIAITLLILPLLEALADIEDHADLGGLIHEHLPGFGAFLLGFAVIFRFWWGHHRAFGHLSRLSGPIVILSALWTLAIVMLPIQTAIITDFPPTSGTVALYCGTLLLATGALSALSIYAYRHPELSVGRTPLPIEVVTGSLTTFGALLLAAVVGVAFPQINYWALLLLFLTGPVEGLFLTRRRRARPIA, encoded by the coding sequence ATGACCGCCCCTGAACAGCCGGCCGCTTCACCCGAGCGTCTCGTCCTCTTCACTGATGCGGTGGCCGCAATTGCCATCACCCTACTCATCCTGCCGCTCCTGGAGGCCCTGGCCGACATCGAGGACCATGCGGACCTGGGCGGGCTGATCCACGAACACCTTCCCGGATTTGGCGCTTTCCTCCTGGGGTTCGCGGTAATTTTCCGGTTCTGGTGGGGTCACCATCGGGCATTCGGGCATCTGTCCCGTTTGAGCGGGCCCATCGTGATCCTGAGTGCGCTGTGGACTCTGGCCATCGTGATGCTGCCGATCCAAACCGCGATCATTACCGACTTTCCGCCCACGAGCGGCACCGTGGCGTTGTACTGCGGCACGCTGCTGTTGGCCACCGGCGCGCTGAGCGCCCTATCGATCTACGCCTACCGCCACCCCGAATTGAGCGTCGGTCGAACTCCGCTCCCGATCGAAGTGGTGACCGGCTCCTTGACGACCTTCGGCGCCCTGCTGCTCGCCGCGGTGGTCGGCGTGGCCTTCCCACAGATCAACTACTGGGCGCTGTTGCTGCTGTTCCTGACTGGACCGGTCGAAGGGCTGTTTCTGACCCGCCGGCGCCGCGCCCGGCCGATCGCCTGA